Proteins encoded within one genomic window of Streptomyces sp. NBC_01314:
- the rplE gene encoding 50S ribosomal protein L5: MATTTTPRLKTKYREEIAGKLQEEFSYENVMQTPGLVKIVVNMGVGDAARDSKLIEGAIRDLTTITGQKPAVTKARKSIAQFKLREGQPIGAHVTLRGDRMWEFLDRTLSLALPRIRDFRGLSPKQFDGRGNYTFGLTEQVMFHEIDQDKIDRTRGMDITVVTTATNDAEGRALLRHLGFPFKEA; this comes from the coding sequence ATGGCTACCACCACGACTCCGCGTCTCAAGACGAAGTACCGCGAGGAGATCGCGGGCAAGCTGCAGGAAGAGTTCTCGTACGAGAACGTCATGCAGACCCCGGGTCTCGTCAAGATCGTGGTCAACATGGGTGTGGGCGACGCCGCCCGCGACTCCAAGCTGATCGAGGGCGCCATCCGCGACCTCACCACGATCACCGGTCAGAAGCCGGCCGTCACCAAGGCCCGTAAGTCCATCGCGCAGTTCAAGCTGCGTGAGGGTCAGCCTATCGGTGCCCACGTCACGCTTCGTGGCGACCGCATGTGGGAGTTCCTGGACCGCACCCTGTCGCTCGCGCTGCCGCGCATCCGCGACTTCCGTGGTCTGTCCCCCAAGCAGTTCGACGGCCGTGGCAACTACACCTTCGGTCTCACGGAGCAGGTCATGTTCCACGAGATCGACCAGGACAAGATCGACCGCACCCGGGGTATGGACATCACCGTGGTGACCACGGCGACCAACGACGCTGAGGGCCGCGCGCTCCTCCGTCACCTCGGCTTCCCCTTCAAGGAGGCGTGA